From Cellulomonas dongxiuzhuiae, the proteins below share one genomic window:
- the treS gene encoding maltose alpha-D-glucosyltransferase yields the protein MPERRRPDVPVPLSSGGRDADAEWYRTAVFYEVMLRTFADSAGSGSGDLPGLIQRLDYLQWLGVDCLWLPPFYPSPLRDGGYDVSDYTAVAPQYGTLDDFRTLVTECHRRGMRIVVDLVMNHTSDQHPWFQASRSDPDGPYGDFYVWSDDNTRYQDARIIFVDTETSNWTFDPVRRQYFWHRFFSHQPDLNFENPRVVDAMLDVARFWLHLGVDGFRLDAVPYLFEAEGTNCENLPETHEFLRKVRRVIDEEFPGRIMLAEANQWPEDVVHYFGTDDEPECHMCFHFPVMPRIYYALRDQRATQIIDILADTPPIPASGQWSTFLRNHDELTLEMVSTEERASMYGWYAPDSRMRANVGIRRRLAPLLDNSRKEIELSHALLLSLPGSPCLYYGDEIGMGDNIWLADRDAVRTPMQWTPDRNAGFSTADPGKLYLPLVQSLVYHYGNVNVESQLAQPTSLLHWVHGMLAVRRQHPALGLGVFEVVPCDNESVLTFLRRTDDETILVVANLAATARAATVTLPGRAGWSTRDVFGGAHFPDVRGDETLTFTLGSREFYWLELTAP from the coding sequence CTGCCCGAGCGGCGCCGGCCCGACGTCCCCGTCCCCCTGAGCTCGGGGGGGCGTGACGCCGACGCGGAGTGGTACCGCACGGCCGTGTTCTACGAGGTCATGCTGCGCACGTTCGCCGACTCGGCCGGCAGCGGCAGCGGCGACCTGCCGGGCCTCATCCAGCGGCTGGACTACCTGCAGTGGCTGGGCGTGGACTGCCTGTGGCTGCCGCCGTTCTACCCCTCGCCGCTGCGCGACGGCGGGTACGACGTGTCCGACTACACGGCGGTCGCCCCGCAGTACGGCACGCTCGACGACTTCCGCACGCTCGTCACCGAGTGCCACCGCCGCGGCATGCGCATCGTCGTCGACCTCGTGATGAACCACACGAGCGACCAGCACCCGTGGTTCCAGGCCTCGCGGTCCGACCCCGACGGCCCGTACGGCGACTTCTACGTGTGGAGCGACGACAACACGCGCTACCAGGACGCGCGCATCATCTTCGTCGACACCGAGACGTCCAACTGGACGTTCGACCCCGTCCGGCGCCAGTACTTCTGGCACCGGTTCTTCAGCCACCAGCCGGACCTGAACTTCGAGAACCCGCGCGTGGTCGACGCGATGCTCGACGTCGCACGGTTCTGGCTGCACCTGGGCGTGGACGGCTTCCGGCTGGACGCGGTGCCGTACCTCTTCGAGGCCGAGGGGACGAACTGCGAGAACCTGCCGGAGACCCACGAGTTCCTGCGCAAGGTCCGCCGGGTCATCGACGAGGAGTTCCCCGGCCGCATCATGCTGGCCGAGGCCAACCAGTGGCCCGAGGACGTCGTCCACTACTTCGGCACGGACGACGAGCCCGAGTGCCACATGTGCTTCCACTTCCCGGTGATGCCCCGCATCTACTACGCGCTGCGGGACCAGCGGGCGACGCAGATCATCGACATCCTCGCGGACACGCCGCCCATCCCCGCGAGCGGACAGTGGAGCACCTTCCTGCGCAACCACGACGAGCTCACGCTCGAGATGGTCTCGACGGAGGAGCGCGCGTCGATGTACGGGTGGTACGCCCCCGACTCCCGGATGCGCGCCAACGTCGGCATCCGGCGGCGGCTGGCTCCGCTGCTCGACAACTCGCGCAAGGAGATCGAGCTCTCGCACGCGCTGCTCCTGTCGCTCCCGGGCAGCCCCTGCCTGTACTACGGCGACGAGATCGGCATGGGCGACAACATCTGGCTCGCCGACCGCGACGCCGTCCGCACGCCGATGCAGTGGACGCCGGACCGCAACGCGGGCTTCTCGACGGCGGACCCGGGCAAGCTCTACCTGCCGCTCGTGCAGTCGCTCGTGTACCACTACGGCAACGTCAACGTGGAGTCGCAGCTGGCGCAGCCGACGTCGCTGCTGCACTGGGTGCACGGCATGCTCGCGGTGCGCCGGCAGCACCCCGCGCTCGGGCTGGGCGTCTTCGAGGTCGTGCCGTGCGACAACGAGTCGGTGCTGACGTTCCTGCGGCGCACCGACGACGAGACGATCCTCGTCGTGGCGAACCTCGCGGCGACGGCCCGCGCGGCGACGGTGACGCTGCCGGGACGGGCGGGCTGGTCCACGCGCGACGTGTTCGGCGGCGCCCACTTCCCGGACGTCCGCGGCGACGAGACCCTGACGTTCACGCTCGGGTCGCGTGAGTTCTACTGGCTGGAGCTGACGGCACCGTGA
- a CDS encoding maltokinase N-terminal cap-like domain-containing protein, translating to MILDALAPDDVDREVVGLLGTWLPQRRWYPAKGADAELTPVGTLHLADDVRVLLVRARTDAVDVVLQVPVRLLAGTAPAGTDPAAVVGEVGGRSVLDATGDPRFLAAWLAAADGPGADVDVSSARVVTGEQSNTSVVLPGADGAPTAILKVLRTVAGGENPDIDVPRRLVEAGWDGVPAPLAWSQARWTSPTGAPELGYLGVLSAFVPGAQDGFELACTWAGEGRAFREPAAELGATVAGMHTALVQAFGADAVTDGGAVLARSLVDRLAWATAGVPSLGGYADAVRALADEVAGLATTPPRQRVHGDLHLGQVLRSTGRWFVIDFEGEPLAPLAARVLPDLALRDVAGLLRSFDYAAAVGGLTGDAAAAWTADARAGLLAGYGVLDDPTSTLLLRALELDKTLYEAVYEARNRPAWAPIPQAGLERLLR from the coding sequence GTGATCCTGGACGCGCTCGCACCGGACGACGTCGACCGCGAGGTGGTGGGGCTGCTCGGCACCTGGCTGCCGCAGCGACGCTGGTACCCGGCCAAGGGCGCGGACGCCGAGCTCACGCCGGTCGGGACGCTGCACCTGGCCGACGACGTGCGTGTGCTGCTGGTCCGGGCGCGCACGGACGCCGTGGACGTCGTGCTGCAGGTGCCCGTGCGGCTGCTCGCGGGCACGGCGCCCGCCGGCACGGACCCCGCGGCCGTCGTCGGGGAGGTCGGGGGCCGCAGCGTGCTCGACGCCACGGGTGATCCGCGCTTCCTCGCGGCGTGGCTCGCGGCCGCGGACGGACCGGGCGCCGACGTCGACGTGTCGTCCGCGCGCGTGGTGACGGGCGAGCAGTCGAACACCTCCGTCGTCCTGCCGGGCGCGGACGGGGCCCCGACGGCGATCCTCAAGGTCCTGCGGACGGTCGCGGGCGGCGAGAACCCCGACATCGACGTGCCGCGTCGCCTCGTCGAGGCCGGCTGGGACGGCGTCCCGGCGCCGCTCGCGTGGTCGCAGGCGCGGTGGACGTCACCGACGGGGGCCCCGGAGCTCGGCTACCTCGGGGTGCTCAGCGCCTTCGTGCCCGGCGCCCAGGACGGCTTCGAGCTCGCCTGCACCTGGGCCGGCGAGGGCCGCGCGTTCCGGGAGCCGGCCGCCGAGCTGGGTGCCACCGTCGCGGGCATGCACACCGCCCTGGTGCAGGCGTTCGGTGCGGACGCCGTGACGGACGGCGGCGCCGTGCTGGCCCGCTCCCTCGTCGACCGGCTCGCGTGGGCCACCGCCGGCGTGCCGTCGCTCGGCGGCTACGCGGACGCCGTACGCGCCTTGGCCGACGAGGTCGCCGGCCTGGCGACCACGCCGCCGCGCCAGCGCGTGCACGGTGACCTGCACCTGGGCCAGGTGCTGCGGTCGACGGGCCGCTGGTTCGTCATCGACTTCGAGGGTGAGCCCCTGGCGCCGCTTGCGGCCCGCGTGCTGCCGGACCTGGCGCTGCGCGACGTCGCGGGACTGCTGCGGTCGTTCGACTACGCGGCGGCGGTCGGGGGGCTCACGGGTGACGCCGCGGCGGCCTGGACCGCCGACGCGCGTGCGGGCCTGCTGGCCGGCTACGGCGTGCTGGACGACCCGACGAGCACCCTGCTGCTGCGCGCGCTCGAGCTCGACAAGACGCTGTACGAGGCGGTGTACGAGGCGCGCAACCGTCCCGCGTGGGCGCCCATCCCGCAGGCCGGGCTGGAACGTCTGCTGCGCTGA
- the glgP gene encoding alpha-glucan family phosphorylase, producing the protein MRAIRRFTVRTVLPPSLEGLDELAHNLRWSWHPSTRAVFEELDTAVWEQVGGDPVAFLGALGRERLDELAADASHVARVRAATADLRGYCEQPRWYQRQTAPTMPASIAYFSPEFGVAAALPQYSGGLGVLAGDHLKAASDLGVPVVGVGLLYRAGYFRQALDRSGRQVETYHALDPDGLPLSLLREPDGSPAVVELALPGGRALHAQVWVAQVGRVPLLLLDSDVPANDDAARAVTDRLYGGAGTHRLEQELLLGVGGVRALRTHARLTAGAAPDVFHTNEGHACFLGVERIRELVADGATFATALELVRATTVFTTHTPVPAGIDRFERRDVEQYVDALADSATLPVADVLALGTEDHPGGDPRLFNMAVMGLRLAGRANGVSRLHGRVSREMFAGLWPGFDPQEVPIGSITNGVHAPTWVAPEVTALAARRMTAHDLATGAGWEAGGTIGDRELWELRRRLRSRLVEDARRRVRASWLRRGARPGDLRWVDDALSPDVLTIGFARRVPTYKRLTLMLTDPDRFAALLLDPQRPVQVVVAGKAHPDDEPGKRLVAELVAFADRHDVRHRVVFLPDHDMGMAATLYPGCDVWLNNPLRPLEACGTSGMKVALNGGLNLSVLDGWWDEWHDDDNGWVIPSAGGCDDPDVRDEVEAAGLYDVLEQQVVPTFYDRDSEDVPRRWLAMVRHTLVTLGPKVQATRMVADYVAHLYVPAAAAGAALAADDLAGATALADWRARVHKAWPQVGVDHVDSGGMGPSPQVGDRLHVQAWVALGDLTPDDVQVQVLHGPVGPDDELVELHVTELVLDDTYEADRYGYGGDVELTATGPFGYTVRVVPRHEALTSVASTGLVATAS; encoded by the coding sequence GTGAGAGCGATCCGTCGATTCACCGTCCGCACCGTCCTGCCGCCGTCCCTCGAGGGTCTCGACGAGCTCGCGCACAACCTGCGCTGGTCGTGGCACCCGAGCACCCGGGCGGTCTTCGAGGAACTCGACACGGCCGTCTGGGAGCAGGTCGGCGGCGACCCCGTGGCGTTCCTCGGGGCGCTGGGCCGGGAACGTCTCGACGAGCTCGCGGCCGACGCCTCCCACGTCGCGCGCGTGCGCGCCGCCACCGCTGACCTGCGGGGGTACTGCGAGCAGCCGCGCTGGTACCAGCGGCAGACCGCGCCGACGATGCCCGCGTCGATCGCGTACTTCTCGCCCGAGTTCGGCGTCGCGGCGGCGCTGCCGCAGTACTCGGGCGGCCTCGGGGTGCTCGCCGGTGACCACCTGAAGGCCGCCTCCGACCTCGGCGTGCCGGTCGTCGGCGTCGGCCTGCTGTACCGCGCCGGCTACTTCCGCCAGGCGCTCGACCGCTCCGGACGTCAGGTCGAGACGTACCACGCGCTCGACCCGGACGGTCTGCCACTGTCGCTGCTGCGGGAGCCCGACGGCTCGCCCGCGGTGGTCGAGCTCGCGCTTCCCGGTGGTCGCGCACTGCACGCCCAGGTCTGGGTCGCGCAGGTCGGGCGGGTCCCGCTGCTGCTCCTCGACTCCGACGTGCCGGCAAACGACGACGCCGCGCGCGCCGTCACGGACCGCCTCTACGGCGGCGCCGGCACGCACCGGCTCGAGCAGGAGCTCCTCCTGGGCGTGGGCGGCGTGCGCGCGCTGCGCACCCACGCTCGCCTCACGGCAGGCGCCGCCCCCGACGTCTTCCACACCAACGAGGGGCACGCCTGCTTCCTCGGCGTCGAGCGGATCCGTGAGCTCGTCGCCGACGGTGCGACCTTCGCGACCGCGCTCGAGCTGGTGCGCGCGACCACCGTCTTCACGACGCACACGCCCGTGCCCGCCGGCATCGACCGGTTCGAGCGGCGGGACGTCGAGCAGTACGTCGACGCCCTCGCCGACTCCGCCACGCTCCCCGTCGCCGACGTCCTCGCGCTCGGTACCGAGGACCACCCCGGCGGGGACCCGCGCCTGTTCAACATGGCGGTGATGGGCCTGCGCCTCGCGGGCCGCGCCAACGGCGTCTCGCGGCTGCACGGGCGCGTCTCGCGCGAGATGTTCGCCGGGCTCTGGCCGGGGTTCGACCCCCAGGAGGTACCGATCGGGTCGATCACCAACGGTGTGCACGCACCCACGTGGGTCGCGCCCGAGGTGACCGCGCTCGCGGCCCGGCGGATGACCGCGCACGACCTGGCGACCGGGGCCGGCTGGGAAGCGGGCGGGACGATCGGCGACCGCGAGCTCTGGGAGCTGCGCCGGCGCCTGCGGTCCCGGCTCGTCGAGGACGCGCGTCGACGCGTGCGCGCGTCGTGGCTGCGGCGCGGTGCGCGGCCCGGGGACCTGCGCTGGGTCGACGACGCGCTGTCGCCCGACGTGCTGACGATCGGGTTCGCGCGGCGCGTGCCGACGTACAAGCGGCTGACGCTCATGCTCACGGACCCGGACCGGTTCGCGGCGCTGCTGCTGGACCCGCAGCGGCCCGTGCAGGTCGTCGTCGCGGGCAAGGCGCACCCCGACGACGAGCCCGGCAAGCGGCTCGTCGCCGAGCTGGTCGCGTTCGCCGACCGGCACGACGTGCGCCACCGCGTCGTCTTCCTGCCCGACCACGACATGGGCATGGCCGCGACGCTCTACCCGGGGTGCGACGTGTGGCTCAACAACCCGTTGCGCCCGCTCGAGGCCTGCGGGACCTCCGGCATGAAGGTCGCGCTCAACGGCGGTCTCAACCTGTCGGTCCTGGACGGCTGGTGGGACGAGTGGCACGACGACGACAACGGCTGGGTCATCCCCAGCGCGGGCGGCTGCGACGACCCCGACGTGCGCGACGAGGTGGAGGCCGCCGGCCTGTACGACGTGCTCGAGCAGCAGGTCGTCCCGACCTTCTACGACCGGGACAGCGAGGACGTCCCGCGCCGGTGGCTCGCCATGGTGCGGCACACCCTCGTGACGCTGGGGCCGAAGGTGCAGGCGACGCGCATGGTCGCGGACTACGTCGCGCACCTCTACGTGCCGGCGGCCGCCGCAGGTGCGGCGCTCGCGGCGGACGACCTCGCCGGTGCGACCGCGCTCGCGGACTGGCGGGCCCGGGTGCACAAGGCGTGGCCCCAGGTGGGCGTCGACCACGTCGACTCCGGCGGGATGGGGCCGTCGCCGCAGGTCGGCGACCGGCTTCACGTGCAGGCGTGGGTGGCCCTGGGCGACCTGACGCCCGACGACGTCCAGGTGCAGGTCCTGCACGGACCCGTCGGCCCCGACGACGAGCTCGTGGAGCTCCACGTCACCGAGCTGGTCCTGGACGACACGTACGAGGCGGACCGCTACGGGTACGGGGGCGATGTCGAGCTCACCGCGACGGGCCCGTTCGGCTACACGGTCCGCGTCGTGCCGCGGCACGAGGCCCTGACGTCGGTGGCGTCGACGGGCCTGGTGGCGACGGCTTCCTGA
- a CDS encoding alpha-galactosidase, with protein MPLRPDDETTTTTSARPDHAPPGVPADLLHLRAAGVSLVLDLAGLPRVLHWGADLGDLDETGLADLRRAARPAGMGSPVEGGVGHTVLPPQADGWLGTPGLTGSRAGRAWSAAFVSGAPALTRTTDGGSVLVVPAADPAAGLQLELVLELTPQGLVRQRATLTNTGDDVYEVGSLTLTLPVPARATTLLDFGGHWARERAPMRTAFTHGTRLRENRRGRTGFDTPYVLVAGTDDLAHRRGEAWGWHVAWSGNHRSLAERHHDHPGLLGGGELLAPGEVRLAPGEAYTSPWVYASYGEQGLDALADRFHAWLRARPQHPSSPRPVTLNTWEAVYFHHDLARLVELADAAAAVGAERFVLDDGWFGSRRDDTSGLGDWFVSDEVWPDGLHPLIDHVTGLGMQFGLWVEPEMVNPDSDLARAHPDWMLQLPDRLPRPVRHQQVLDLARPEAYAYVLGRLDALLTENDIAYLKWDHNRDLVDAGHGPDGVPGVHGQTLAVYRLLDDLRARHPRIEIESCSSGGARIDLEILQRTDRVWASDCIDALERRSIQPWTNLLIPLELIGAHIGSGTAHSTGRSASLGFRAGTALFGHLGIEWDLREADDAQRVELAAWVALYKEVRGLLHTGVSVHADTTDPAIQVHGVVAQDGSDALFAVAALGSSAQMPPDAVLLPGLDPDATYHLRPQAPGDVVTHGQPVPWWGPEGIRATGRVLGRLGVRPPQLSPERLVLLRATRVG; from the coding sequence GTGCCCCTGCGTCCCGACGACGAGACGACCACCACGACGAGCGCCCGACCGGACCATGCCCCGCCCGGGGTACCCGCGGACCTGCTGCACCTGCGTGCCGCCGGTGTCAGCCTCGTCCTCGACCTCGCGGGACTGCCCCGCGTCCTGCACTGGGGCGCCGACCTCGGCGACCTCGACGAGACAGGGCTGGCCGACCTGCGGCGTGCCGCACGTCCCGCAGGCATGGGCTCCCCGGTGGAGGGCGGGGTCGGGCACACCGTCCTGCCCCCCCAGGCGGATGGGTGGCTCGGGACCCCGGGCCTCACCGGCTCGCGCGCGGGCCGTGCCTGGTCCGCCGCGTTCGTGTCCGGTGCTCCGGCGCTCACGCGGACCACCGACGGCGGCTCGGTCCTCGTCGTCCCCGCGGCCGATCCCGCGGCCGGGCTGCAGCTCGAGCTCGTGCTCGAGCTGACCCCGCAGGGGCTCGTGCGGCAGCGCGCCACGCTCACCAACACCGGCGACGACGTGTACGAGGTCGGGAGCCTCACGCTGACCCTCCCGGTGCCCGCGCGCGCGACCACGCTCCTGGACTTCGGCGGGCACTGGGCGCGAGAGCGCGCGCCGATGCGCACGGCCTTCACGCACGGCACGCGGTTGCGGGAGAACCGGCGGGGGCGCACCGGGTTCGACACCCCGTACGTGCTCGTCGCCGGCACCGACGACCTCGCGCACCGTCGGGGGGAGGCCTGGGGCTGGCACGTCGCGTGGTCCGGCAACCACCGCAGCCTCGCCGAGCGCCACCACGACCACCCCGGCCTGCTCGGCGGGGGCGAGCTGCTCGCCCCCGGCGAGGTGCGGCTCGCGCCGGGGGAGGCGTACACGAGCCCCTGGGTCTACGCGTCGTACGGCGAGCAGGGCCTCGACGCGCTCGCGGACCGCTTCCACGCCTGGCTGCGCGCCCGCCCGCAGCACCCGAGCAGCCCGCGGCCCGTCACGCTCAACACCTGGGAGGCCGTGTACTTCCACCACGACCTCGCCCGGCTCGTCGAGCTCGCCGACGCGGCCGCGGCCGTCGGTGCCGAGCGGTTCGTCCTCGACGACGGCTGGTTCGGCTCGCGCCGCGACGACACGAGCGGGCTGGGGGACTGGTTCGTGTCCGACGAGGTCTGGCCCGACGGACTGCACCCGCTGATCGACCACGTCACGGGCCTCGGGATGCAGTTCGGGCTCTGGGTCGAGCCCGAGATGGTCAACCCGGACTCCGACCTGGCACGGGCACACCCGGACTGGATGCTGCAGCTGCCCGACCGCCTGCCGCGGCCGGTGCGGCACCAGCAGGTGCTCGACCTCGCGCGGCCCGAGGCCTACGCGTACGTGCTCGGGCGCCTCGACGCGCTGCTCACCGAGAACGACATCGCGTACCTCAAGTGGGACCACAACCGGGACCTCGTCGACGCGGGGCACGGACCCGACGGCGTCCCCGGGGTCCACGGGCAGACGCTCGCGGTGTACCGGCTGCTCGACGACCTGCGCGCACGCCACCCGCGGATCGAGATCGAGTCCTGCTCGTCGGGGGGTGCACGGATCGACCTCGAGATCCTGCAGCGGACCGACCGCGTGTGGGCGTCGGACTGCATCGACGCGCTCGAGCGCCGGTCCATCCAGCCGTGGACCAACCTGCTCATCCCGCTCGAGCTCATCGGCGCCCACATCGGCTCCGGCACCGCGCACAGCACGGGCCGCAGCGCGTCCCTCGGGTTCCGCGCCGGCACCGCGCTGTTCGGGCACCTCGGGATCGAGTGGGACCTGCGGGAGGCCGACGACGCGCAGCGCGTCGAGCTCGCCGCGTGGGTCGCCCTCTACAAGGAGGTGCGCGGCCTGCTCCACACCGGCGTGAGCGTCCACGCCGACACCACGGACCCCGCGATCCAGGTGCACGGCGTCGTCGCGCAGGACGGCTCGGACGCCTTGTTCGCCGTCGCGGCCCTCGGCTCGTCGGCGCAGATGCCGCCGGACGCCGTCCTGCTGCCCGGGCTCGACCCCGACGCGACGTACCACCTGCGCCCGCAGGCGCCGGGCGACGTCGTCACGCACGGGCAGCCCGTGCCGTGGTGGGGACCGGAGGGGATCAGGGCCACCGGGCGCGTGCTCGGCCGCCTCGGCGTGCGGCCGCCGCAGCTGTCGCCCGAGCGGCTCGTGCTGCTGCGCGCGACACGCGTCGGGTGA
- a CDS encoding alpha-1,4-glucan--maltose-1-phosphate maltosyltransferase, producing MPAPEQPTATPGAPAAPPAAAAPPVPPAAAAPSVPAAAAPPAAPASAVPALPVGRIPVLDVFPVAEEGRFPAKATVGEAVRIRATVIREGHDALGATAVLLRPDGSVHASARMVDVAPGLDRYEARLVPDAEGDWSFRVEGWSDPYGTWAHDAAIKVEAGLDVELMLTEGTLVLERAAARTGDDAMPGRDARVVLDAVAALRDTSRPPLARLAAALSEQVREVLERSPLRDLVTTSRTYPLVVHRRLALAGSWYEMFPRSHGATFDEATQRWTSGTLRTAATQLPRIAAMGFDVVYLTPIHPIGTTYRKGRNNALTALPGDPGSPYAIGSPDGGHDAIEPSLGTFDDFDAFVARARSLGMEVALDLALQASPDHPWVTEHPEWFTTRADGTIAYAENPPKKYQDIYPLNFDNDPEGIYTEIRRVLQVWIDHGVTAFRVDNPHTKPLSFWQRLLAEVHAAHPEVIFLSEAFTRPAMMLTLAKIGFHQSYTYFTWRNTKSELEEYLARVGGDEAPWLRPSFWPTTHDILPPYLQQGGPSAFAVRAVLAATGSPTWGVYSGYELAESVPRPGVEEQIDNEKYEFRPRDWARADELGIALLIGRLNEIRRAHPALQQLSNVRVHPTTDDALVAFSRHLDAEHSPTGRADTVVVIVNIDPFAAREGAVHLDLTAFGLPPDRGVVAHDVLSGESYGWSDEVYVRLDPQVRVAHVVHLEHAPGAR from the coding sequence GTGCCCGCGCCGGAGCAGCCGACCGCCACCCCCGGAGCTCCCGCGGCACCCCCCGCCGCCGCGGCACCGCCGGTGCCCCCCGCCGCCGCGGCACCGTCGGTGCCCGCCGCCGCGGCACCGCCCGCGGCCCCTGCCTCCGCCGTCCCGGCGCTGCCCGTGGGCCGCATCCCCGTGCTCGACGTCTTCCCCGTCGCGGAGGAGGGCCGATTCCCCGCCAAGGCGACCGTCGGCGAGGCCGTGCGTATCCGCGCGACGGTCATCCGCGAGGGCCACGACGCGCTGGGCGCGACCGCGGTGCTGCTGCGCCCGGACGGCTCGGTGCACGCGTCGGCGCGCATGGTCGACGTCGCCCCCGGGCTCGACAGGTACGAGGCGCGTCTCGTGCCCGACGCCGAGGGCGACTGGTCGTTCCGCGTCGAGGGCTGGTCGGACCCGTACGGCACGTGGGCCCACGACGCCGCGATCAAGGTCGAGGCCGGGCTGGACGTCGAGCTCATGCTCACGGAGGGCACGCTCGTGCTCGAGCGTGCCGCGGCGCGCACGGGCGACGACGCGATGCCGGGGCGCGACGCACGCGTCGTGCTCGACGCGGTCGCCGCTCTGCGCGACACGTCCCGACCGCCCCTGGCACGGCTCGCGGCGGCCCTGTCCGAGCAGGTCCGCGAGGTCCTCGAGCGCTCGCCGCTGCGCGACCTCGTCACGACCTCGCGCACGTACCCCCTGGTCGTGCACCGGCGCCTGGCGCTGGCCGGCTCCTGGTACGAGATGTTCCCGCGCTCGCACGGCGCGACGTTCGACGAGGCCACCCAGCGGTGGACGTCGGGGACCCTGCGGACCGCCGCGACGCAGCTGCCGCGCATCGCCGCGATGGGCTTCGACGTCGTCTACCTCACGCCGATCCACCCGATCGGCACCACGTACCGCAAGGGCCGCAACAACGCGCTGACGGCCCTGCCCGGGGACCCCGGCTCGCCGTACGCGATCGGCTCGCCCGACGGCGGGCACGACGCCATCGAGCCGTCGCTGGGCACGTTCGACGACTTCGACGCGTTCGTCGCACGAGCCCGCTCGCTCGGCATGGAGGTCGCGCTGGACCTCGCGCTGCAGGCCTCGCCCGACCACCCGTGGGTCACCGAGCACCCCGAGTGGTTCACGACGCGCGCCGACGGGACCATCGCGTACGCCGAGAACCCGCCGAAGAAGTACCAGGACATCTACCCCCTGAACTTCGACAACGACCCCGAGGGCATCTACACGGAGATCCGCCGCGTCCTGCAGGTGTGGATCGACCACGGGGTCACGGCGTTCCGGGTCGACAACCCGCACACCAAGCCGCTGTCGTTCTGGCAGCGCCTGCTGGCCGAGGTGCACGCCGCCCACCCGGAGGTCATCTTCCTGTCGGAGGCGTTCACGCGGCCGGCGATGATGCTCACGCTCGCCAAGATCGGCTTCCACCAGTCGTACACGTACTTCACGTGGCGCAACACCAAGTCGGAGCTCGAGGAGTACCTGGCCCGGGTCGGCGGCGACGAAGCGCCGTGGCTGCGTCCGAGCTTCTGGCCGACGACGCACGACATCCTGCCGCCCTACCTGCAGCAGGGCGGCCCCAGCGCCTTCGCGGTCCGCGCGGTGCTCGCGGCGACGGGGTCCCCGACGTGGGGCGTCTACTCCGGGTACGAGCTCGCGGAGAGCGTGCCGCGGCCGGGCGTCGAGGAGCAGATCGACAACGAGAAGTACGAGTTCCGGCCGCGGGACTGGGCCCGCGCGGACGAGCTGGGGATCGCCCTGCTCATCGGCCGGCTCAACGAGATCCGGCGCGCGCACCCGGCGCTGCAGCAGCTGAGCAACGTCCGGGTCCACCCCACGACGGACGACGCGCTCGTCGCCTTCTCGCGGCACCTGGACGCGGAGCACTCCCCCACGGGCCGGGCGGACACCGTCGTCGTCATCGTCAACATCGACCCCTTCGCAGCGCGCGAGGGTGCCGTGCACCTGGACCTCACGGCGTTCGGGCTGCCCCCGGACCGCGGGGTGGTGGCGCACGACGTGCTCTCGGGCGAGTCGTACGGGTGGTCCGACGAGGTGTACGTCCGCCTCGACCCGCAGGTCCGCGTCGCGCACGTCGTGCACCTCGAGCACGCCCCGGGTGCACGATGA
- a CDS encoding type 1 periplasmic-binding domain-containing protein: MATPAATLTAAGADAIGLVLARPARLLRLEPFFKELIGGMEEALSSADRSLLLHVVPDHDAEIAAYRRWGQGHRVDAVVLVNLVDADPRLAVLRELAIPTVVVGGRELALPSCSTTTSWPSLRSVSPTRRGWRSG; the protein is encoded by the coding sequence GTGGCGACACCGGCCGCCACGCTGACCGCCGCGGGCGCCGACGCGATCGGACTGGTGCTGGCACGTCCGGCTCGGCTCCTGCGTCTCGAGCCCTTCTTCAAGGAGCTCATCGGCGGCATGGAGGAGGCGCTGTCGAGCGCCGACCGGTCGCTGCTGCTGCACGTGGTTCCCGACCACGACGCCGAGATCGCCGCCTACCGGCGCTGGGGCCAGGGCCACCGCGTCGACGCCGTCGTGCTCGTCAACCTCGTCGACGCGGACCCCCGCCTGGCGGTCCTGCGCGAGCTGGCGATCCCCACCGTCGTGGTCGGGGGCCGGGAGCTGGCCCTGCCCTCGTGTTCGACAACGACGTCATGGCCGTCGCTGCGTTCGGTGTCGCCGACGAGACGGGGCTGGCGGTCCGGGTGA